A region of Faecalibacterium taiwanense DNA encodes the following proteins:
- a CDS encoding Na/Pi cotransporter family protein gives MDITHITSLLGGIALFLYGMSIMGAGLEKLAGGKMQGVLQKLTSSTLKGVIFGTLITGVIQSSAGTVVICVGLVNSGIMTLTQSVGVIMGANIGTTVTGQLIRMADISGDSLWLTLIQPKTFAPVVAFIGCIFYVFLRSAKRKNIGQIMLGFGILFTGMSLMDTGVAPLRESAVFQNLFVTMTNPVLGILVGVVVTVIIQSSSASVGILQALSSTGLVTFSSAIPIILGAHIGTAFTPLLTIGGSSKDGKRAALIHLYFNIIGSVILLALVYAVQFTVGIPMWNDVMNKSTIANIHTLSSVCAMLLFLPCSGVLSKLALLTVPDSAEEAQELSMPVLDERLFKSPAVALQQAKSAVIKMSRRAARNVNLAAPLLLKMDEDTVSAIRVRENLIDRMEVAISNYLIKMTDQELGDDESHTVTELLNFVTEFERIGDYAVNIMEKAEELQEKEASFSENATKELQLLENALNRILNLTNDAFENSDMRLAAQVEPLEEVIDVMAERLRDQHILRLKDGVCSIDTGVVFLDVLNNAERISDHCSNVAARLIGMDAGEDYDSHTLKSIMHHNPTKDYMLEYEECRKAYLVPLEEMEA, from the coding sequence ATGGATATCACACACATTACCTCTCTGTTGGGTGGAATTGCGCTGTTTCTGTACGGCATGTCCATTATGGGCGCTGGTCTGGAAAAACTGGCCGGCGGCAAAATGCAGGGCGTGCTGCAAAAGCTGACCTCCTCAACGCTCAAGGGCGTTATTTTTGGCACCCTCATCACGGGTGTCATCCAGTCCTCGGCCGGCACGGTCGTTATTTGTGTCGGTCTGGTAAACTCCGGCATCATGACCCTTACGCAGTCGGTAGGCGTCATTATGGGTGCAAACATTGGTACCACTGTTACCGGCCAGCTGATCCGCATGGCGGATATCTCCGGTGACAGTCTCTGGCTGACACTGATCCAGCCCAAGACCTTTGCGCCCGTGGTGGCGTTTATCGGCTGCATTTTTTATGTGTTCCTGCGCAGCGCTAAAAGGAAGAACATCGGCCAGATCATGCTGGGCTTCGGCATCCTGTTTACCGGCATGAGCCTGATGGACACCGGTGTGGCTCCTCTGCGTGAGAGCGCCGTGTTCCAGAATCTGTTCGTTACCATGACGAATCCCGTTCTGGGCATTCTGGTGGGCGTGGTGGTCACGGTGATCATCCAGTCCTCCTCGGCATCGGTGGGTATCCTGCAGGCACTGTCCAGCACGGGTCTGGTCACCTTCAGCTCTGCCATCCCCATTATTCTGGGCGCACACATCGGCACGGCCTTTACGCCGCTGCTCACCATTGGCGGCTCCTCCAAGGACGGCAAGCGCGCTGCACTGATCCATCTGTACTTCAACATCATTGGCAGCGTGATCCTGCTGGCACTGGTGTATGCGGTGCAGTTCACCGTTGGCATCCCCATGTGGAACGACGTGATGAACAAGAGCACCATTGCAAACATCCACACCCTTTCCAGCGTGTGCGCCATGCTGCTGTTCCTGCCGTGCAGCGGTGTGCTGTCCAAGCTGGCACTGCTCACTGTGCCGGACAGCGCCGAGGAAGCACAGGAGCTGAGCATGCCGGTGCTGGACGAGCGCCTGTTCAAAAGCCCGGCTGTGGCCCTGCAGCAGGCTAAGAGCGCTGTGATCAAGATGTCCCGCCGTGCTGCCCGCAATGTGAATCTGGCTGCACCGCTGCTGCTGAAGATGGACGAGGATACCGTCAGCGCCATCCGGGTGCGTGAAAACCTGATCGACCGCATGGAGGTGGCAATCTCCAACTATCTGATCAAGATGACCGATCAGGAGCTGGGCGACGATGAGAGCCACACTGTGACCGAACTGCTGAATTTTGTTACCGAGTTCGAGCGCATCGGCGACTATGCGGTGAACATTATGGAAAAGGCAGAAGAATTGCAGGAAAAGGAAGCGTCCTTCAGTGAAAACGCCACCAAGGAGCTGCAGCTGCTGGAGAATGCGCTGAACCGCATCCTGAACCTGACCAACGATGCCTTTGAAAACAGCGATATGCGTCTGGCGGCTCAGGTGGAACCGCTGGAAGAGGTGATCGATGTGATGGCGGAGCGCCTGCGCGACCAGCACATCCTGCGCCTGAAGGACGGCGTGTGCTCCATTGATACGGGTGTCGTGTTCCTGGATGTGCTGAACAATGCAGAGCGTATCTCGGATCACTGCTCCAACGTTGCTGCCCGCCTGATCGGCATGGATGCCGGCGAGGACTACGACTCCCACACCCTCAAGAGCATCATGCACCACAACCCCACCAAGGACTACATGCTGGAATACGAGGAGTGCCGCAAGGCCTACCTTGTTCCGCTGGAAGAAATGGAAGCCTGA
- a CDS encoding CBS domain-containing protein: protein MNILFFLSPKQDLMYVYDDFTLRQTLEKWENNRYASIPVLNRQGKYVGTLTEGDILWGLKKFHGLDLEAAEDVPISAFPHKRDYKAVTVTTSMDQLIEAAMNQNFVPVVDDRGIFIGIVRRQAIIRYCYEKARTEQQAHEQRIPEYAAVH from the coding sequence ATGAATATTCTGTTTTTCCTTTCACCCAAGCAGGATCTGATGTATGTTTACGACGATTTCACCCTTCGGCAGACGCTGGAAAAGTGGGAGAATAACCGCTACGCGTCCATTCCGGTGCTCAACCGGCAGGGAAAATATGTGGGCACCCTGACCGAGGGAGACATTCTCTGGGGGCTGAAAAAGTTCCATGGTCTGGATCTGGAAGCGGCTGAGGATGTCCCCATTTCGGCCTTCCCGCACAAGCGCGACTACAAGGCTGTCACCGTGACCACCAGCATGGATCAGCTGATCGAAGCGGCCATGAACCAGAACTTTGTGCCGGTTGTGGATGACCGCGGCATCTTCATTGGCATCGTGCGCAGGCAGGCGATCATCCGTTACTGCTATGAGAAGGCCCGCACAGAGCAGCAGGCCCATGAGCAGCGCATCCCGGAATATGCCGCTGTGCATTGA
- a CDS encoding Asp23/Gls24 family envelope stress response protein: MITSRFPLGDVSFTSGYFATLVGEAAKQCYGVAAMAPRDMTDAVRSMVHGSDYPEKGVRVTQEDGRLVIELHIAVSYGLNISTAARSISHRVKDEVEQATGLKVARVVVSVDDVIA, from the coding sequence ATGATCACTTCCCGTTTCCCTCTGGGGGATGTCAGCTTTACGTCCGGGTATTTTGCTACTCTGGTAGGTGAAGCAGCCAAACAGTGTTACGGTGTTGCCGCAATGGCACCCCGTGATATGACCGATGCCGTCAGAAGCATGGTGCACGGTTCTGATTACCCGGAAAAGGGTGTCCGTGTCACGCAGGAGGATGGTCGTCTGGTGATCGAACTGCACATTGCAGTGAGCTATGGCTTGAACATTTCTACCGCCGCACGCAGCATCTCTCACCGCGTCAAGGACGAGGTGGAGCAGGCTACCGGCCTGAAGGTTGCCCGCGTTGTGGTTTCGGTAGACGATGTGATCGCCTGA
- a CDS encoding DAK2 domain-containing protein: MISGKILRDAIISGANNINNQRSRVDELNVFPVPDGDTGTNMGMTVGASVRELEALDDSCTVGEASKTAASAMLRGARGNSGVITSLLFRGFSKALEGKKEATAADIVEALKKGVEGAYKAVMKPTEGTILTVARIASEEAAACGAEDVPALWDVVMTAGQKALEDTPNLLPVLKKAGVVDAGGQGIMIIFEGMGKVFHGEGIVAGGEAAPNKAKLSTENAGKGVFTDDLMKVEDIKNGYCTQFLINKYEGASAAKMRAFAESNGDSVVCIEDDDVINLHVHTADPGKILSEAIKYGYLTNFKIENMHEQFLARQKQGKSLEKQASAEKAPSQSSEFVYAAVDPSRDYGFVAVAAGEGLKAVFTDLAADAVVSGGQTMNPATEDILAAIQSVPAKTVFVLPNNKNIIMAAEQAQKLADRQVVVLPTRTVPMGITAMLNFDPSVNAETNTINMMAAADKVSTGLITYAARDSEYDGKRIRKGEIMALENGKIVSTSNDITKATYRLARGMCKKDSSFVTIISGCDVSDEDAEKVTEIVKAKCPNHVEVSHIRGGQPVYYYMISVE; the protein is encoded by the coding sequence ATGATTTCTGGTAAGATTTTGCGTGACGCCATTATCTCTGGCGCCAACAACATCAACAATCAGCGCTCCCGCGTGGACGAGCTGAACGTTTTCCCTGTTCCTGATGGCGACACTGGCACCAACATGGGCATGACCGTGGGTGCTTCTGTGCGCGAGCTGGAAGCATTGGACGACAGCTGCACCGTGGGTGAGGCTTCCAAGACCGCTGCTTCCGCCATGCTGCGCGGTGCACGCGGCAACTCCGGTGTTATCACCAGCCTGCTGTTCCGCGGCTTCTCCAAGGCGCTGGAAGGCAAGAAGGAAGCCACCGCTGCCGACATTGTCGAGGCTTTGAAGAAGGGTGTCGAGGGCGCTTATAAGGCCGTTATGAAGCCCACCGAGGGCACCATCCTCACGGTTGCACGCATTGCCTCTGAGGAAGCTGCTGCCTGCGGTGCCGAGGATGTGCCCGCTCTGTGGGATGTGGTGATGACCGCCGGCCAGAAGGCTCTGGAGGACACCCCCAACCTGCTGCCTGTTCTGAAGAAGGCCGGCGTTGTGGATGCCGGCGGTCAGGGCATCATGATTATCTTTGAGGGCATGGGCAAGGTGTTCCATGGCGAAGGCATCGTGGCAGGCGGCGAGGCTGCTCCCAATAAGGCAAAGCTCTCCACCGAGAACGCCGGCAAGGGCGTGTTCACCGACGACCTGATGAAGGTGGAGGACATCAAGAACGGCTACTGCACCCAGTTCCTGATCAACAAGTATGAGGGTGCAAGCGCCGCAAAGATGCGTGCCTTTGCAGAATCCAACGGCGACAGTGTGGTGTGCATCGAGGATGACGATGTAATCAACCTGCATGTGCACACCGCTGATCCCGGCAAGATCCTGAGCGAAGCCATCAAGTATGGCTACCTGACCAACTTCAAGATCGAGAACATGCACGAGCAGTTCCTAGCCCGCCAGAAGCAGGGCAAGAGCCTGGAAAAGCAGGCTTCTGCTGAGAAGGCCCCTTCTCAGTCCAGCGAGTTCGTCTACGCTGCTGTGGACCCCAGCCGTGACTATGGCTTTGTTGCCGTTGCCGCCGGTGAAGGCCTGAAGGCCGTGTTCACCGATCTGGCTGCAGACGCAGTGGTCTCCGGTGGTCAGACCATGAACCCAGCCACCGAGGATATCCTCGCCGCCATCCAGAGCGTGCCCGCAAAGACCGTGTTCGTGCTGCCCAACAACAAAAACATCATCATGGCTGCTGAGCAGGCCCAGAAGCTGGCCGACCGTCAGGTGGTCGTTCTGCCCACCCGCACCGTGCCCATGGGCATTACCGCCATGCTGAACTTTGATCCCTCCGTGAACGCCGAGACCAACACCATCAACATGATGGCTGCTGCCGACAAGGTGTCCACCGGTCTGATCACCTATGCTGCCCGCGACAGTGAGTACGACGGCAAGCGCATCAGGAAGGGTGAGATCATGGCTCTGGAGAACGGCAAGATCGTTTCCACCTCCAACGATATCACCAAAGCTACCTACCGTCTGGCACGCGGCATGTGCAAGAAGGATTCCAGCTTCGTCACCATCATTTCCGGCTGCGACGTGAGCGATGAGGATGCCGAGAAAGTGACCGAGATCGTAAAGGCAAAGTGCCCGAACCACGTTGAGGTCAGCCACATCCGCGGCGGCCAGCCCGTTTACTATTATATGATCAGCGTGGAGTAA
- a CDS encoding PolC-type DNA polymerase III — protein sequence MVDPAFAACFGQVIVEHAQMLRQERQVIFTLRSGAPLDKNLCARLLASLQPDYEGFELRIQNLFGYAMLDEAALRDLMEEMKRDGVPINGFLDRCKINIIGQKITIGVCHGTKFLQEMHFEKLLAERIAAHTGVTPQVTLQSAVSEAEQHQMEEKLERKIAPPVVKFEKKNTAPSIKVDGLDLTDKPVTIFHGKMFTPKNLTPLKDLGGEGGKCTIWGDVFFSEVKGNFRKIYTVSITDYQGSINLKIRAQEGEDCSKWESLGKGTTLIVRGDCSYDKYEHDYIVYPYDVLIVERKKREDTAPVKRVELHLHTKLSSMDGFCDPGGIVKLAHRMGHPAVAITDHGVCQGYPEAMLAADDIHKSDPDFKLIYGCEAYFVDDMIPCVYGVKDQPLDGEFCVFDTETTGLDPGVEYMTEIGAVIVKNGEVVEEFDTFVKPGKPITPKITELTGITNEMVADAPGEKEALEAFLKFAGDRILVGHNVHAFDMRFLRAAAKRSGIKLEPTYIDTLTMAQAMYPGLHNYKQGTINKHLELPAYEAHRACEDSAALGRIFGVMLNDLKEKQVAKVSEINTGLGGNREVLKKKYYHLIILVKNQMGLKNLYKIVSEAHVNYFFKKPRVPRSLLNKYRDGLLLTSACEAGELYRAIVDGTSYEELKKIASYYDILEIQPLGNNAYMVRDGKVDSEEDIKNFNRTVIKLGEDLHKPVIATGDVHFTEPEDAAYRAVLQAGNGFKDADNQPPLFFRTTQDMLAQFYYLPKEKAYEVVVKNPRRIAAMIDNNVRAIPRGTYPPSIEGAEQQLRDATWEHAKRDYGDPLPEIVEKRLQKELDSICGHGYAVLYVIAVKLVAYSNAGGYQVGSRGSVGSSAVAHFSGISEVNSLPPHYRCPKCKHSEFITDGSVDDGFDLPDKNCPNCGTRMLVDGHDIPFETFLGFYGDKEPDIDLNFSGEYQSNVHRYTEELFGKANVFKAGTVSGIQDKTAYGYVKKYLDERGRTVNHAEENRLTLGCTGVKRTTGQHPGGMVVVPDTYEIYDFCPIQHPADDVAGGLLTTHFEFKYLHDTLLKLDELGHDMPTFYKYFEEYTGIPIDSIPMNDPKVYSLLTSPEALGVTPEQIDSQTGTFGIPEMGTNFVRGMLVEARPKNFSELIQISGLSHGTDVWTGNADELIRSGTCTIAEVIGCRDSIMLYLLRKGLEPKMAFDIMEAVRKGKVAKGGFKDGWEEAMREHEVPDWYIESCRKIKYMFPKAHAVAYLMSAIRLMWFKIYRPPEFYAVYFTVRGDDIDYEAAVGGAAVARAHMEEVKRRLKEEKNAKDEDVLVSLQLVNEMLVRGYEFLPIELGKSRGSKYVVEDGKVRLPFSSLKGLGGAAADALEKVTIHGEEYISVEELQQASGVGSSILDRLRQVGALGDLPESSQVSFF from the coding sequence ATGGTGGACCCGGCATTTGCGGCCTGCTTCGGGCAGGTCATTGTGGAGCATGCGCAGATGCTGCGGCAGGAGCGGCAGGTCATCTTTACCCTGCGCAGCGGTGCGCCGCTGGACAAAAATCTCTGTGCCCGGCTGCTGGCATCCCTGCAGCCGGATTATGAGGGCTTTGAGCTGCGCATCCAGAACCTGTTTGGCTATGCCATGCTGGACGAAGCGGCCCTGCGCGATCTGATGGAAGAGATGAAGCGGGACGGCGTGCCCATCAACGGCTTTCTGGACCGGTGCAAGATCAACATCATCGGACAGAAGATCACCATCGGCGTATGCCATGGCACCAAGTTTTTGCAGGAGATGCACTTTGAAAAGCTGCTGGCAGAGCGCATTGCGGCCCACACCGGGGTAACGCCGCAGGTAACGCTGCAAAGCGCTGTAAGCGAAGCCGAGCAGCACCAGATGGAAGAAAAGCTGGAGCGCAAGATCGCGCCACCGGTGGTCAAGTTTGAGAAAAAGAACACAGCACCGTCCATCAAGGTGGACGGTCTGGACCTGACCGATAAGCCCGTCACCATTTTCCACGGCAAGATGTTCACCCCCAAGAACCTCACCCCGCTGAAAGACCTTGGCGGCGAGGGCGGCAAGTGCACGATCTGGGGCGATGTGTTCTTCTCGGAGGTCAAGGGCAACTTCCGCAAAATTTATACCGTATCCATCACCGATTATCAGGGCTCCATCAACCTGAAGATCCGCGCGCAGGAAGGTGAGGACTGCTCCAAGTGGGAGAGCCTTGGCAAAGGCACCACCCTCATCGTGCGCGGCGACTGCTCCTACGACAAGTACGAACACGATTATATCGTCTACCCCTACGATGTGCTCATCGTGGAGCGCAAAAAGCGGGAGGATACCGCACCGGTCAAGCGTGTAGAGCTGCATCTGCACACCAAGCTTTCCAGCATGGACGGCTTCTGTGACCCCGGCGGCATCGTCAAGCTGGCCCACCGCATGGGACATCCGGCCGTTGCCATCACTGACCACGGTGTGTGTCAGGGTTACCCGGAAGCCATGCTGGCAGCGGACGATATCCATAAATCAGACCCGGACTTCAAGCTGATCTACGGCTGTGAAGCCTACTTTGTGGACGACATGATCCCCTGTGTATACGGTGTGAAGGATCAGCCGCTGGACGGGGAGTTCTGCGTGTTTGATACCGAGACCACCGGCCTTGACCCCGGCGTGGAGTATATGACCGAGATCGGTGCCGTCATCGTGAAAAACGGCGAAGTGGTGGAGGAATTTGATACCTTTGTCAAGCCCGGCAAGCCCATCACCCCCAAGATCACCGAGCTGACCGGCATCACCAACGAAATGGTGGCGGATGCTCCCGGCGAAAAGGAAGCACTGGAAGCCTTCCTCAAATTTGCGGGAGACCGCATCCTTGTGGGCCACAACGTCCACGCCTTTGATATGCGTTTCCTGCGCGCCGCCGCCAAGCGCAGCGGCATCAAGCTGGAGCCGACCTATATCGACACCCTGACCATGGCGCAGGCCATGTACCCCGGCCTGCACAACTACAAGCAGGGCACCATCAACAAGCATCTGGAGCTGCCTGCCTACGAGGCCCACCGTGCCTGTGAGGATTCTGCCGCGCTGGGCCGCATCTTCGGGGTCATGCTGAACGACCTGAAAGAAAAGCAGGTAGCAAAGGTCAGTGAGATCAACACCGGCCTTGGCGGCAACCGCGAGGTGCTGAAAAAGAAGTATTACCACCTCATCATTCTGGTCAAGAACCAGATGGGCCTGAAAAATCTGTACAAGATCGTCAGCGAAGCCCATGTGAACTACTTTTTCAAAAAGCCCCGGGTGCCCCGGAGCCTTTTGAACAAATACCGGGACGGCCTGCTGCTCACTTCCGCCTGCGAAGCCGGCGAGCTGTACCGGGCCATCGTGGATGGCACCAGCTATGAAGAACTGAAAAAGATCGCGTCCTACTACGATATTCTTGAGATCCAGCCGCTGGGCAACAACGCCTACATGGTGCGGGACGGCAAGGTGGACAGCGAAGAGGACATCAAAAACTTCAACCGCACGGTCATCAAGCTGGGCGAGGACCTGCACAAGCCGGTCATTGCCACCGGTGACGTGCACTTTACCGAGCCGGAGGATGCGGCTTACCGCGCTGTGCTGCAGGCGGGCAACGGCTTTAAAGATGCCGACAACCAGCCGCCGCTGTTCTTCCGCACCACGCAGGATATGCTGGCGCAGTTCTACTATCTGCCCAAGGAAAAAGCCTACGAGGTAGTGGTGAAGAACCCCCGCAGGATCGCGGCGATGATCGACAACAATGTTCGTGCCATCCCGCGCGGCACCTACCCGCCCAGCATCGAGGGTGCAGAGCAGCAATTGCGCGATGCTACGTGGGAACACGCCAAGCGCGATTACGGTGACCCGCTGCCCGAAATTGTGGAAAAGCGGCTGCAGAAGGAGCTGGACTCCATCTGCGGCCATGGCTACGCCGTGCTGTACGTCATTGCGGTCAAACTGGTGGCCTATTCCAACGCGGGCGGCTATCAGGTGGGCAGCCGTGGTTCGGTCGGCTCATCGGCCGTGGCCCACTTCTCCGGCATCTCGGAGGTGAACAGCCTGCCGCCCCACTATCGCTGCCCCAAGTGCAAGCACAGCGAGTTCATCACCGACGGCAGCGTGGACGACGGCTTTGACCTGCCGGATAAAAACTGCCCCAACTGCGGCACCCGGATGCTGGTGGACGGCCACGATATTCCCTTCGAGACCTTCCTCGGCTTCTACGGCGATAAAGAGCCGGATATCGACCTGAACTTTTCCGGCGAATATCAGTCCAATGTGCACCGCTATACCGAGGAGCTGTTCGGCAAAGCCAACGTGTTCAAGGCGGGCACCGTGTCCGGTATTCAGGACAAGACCGCCTACGGCTATGTCAAAAAATATCTGGATGAGCGCGGCCGCACGGTGAACCATGCGGAGGAGAACCGCCTGACTCTGGGCTGCACCGGCGTCAAGCGCACCACGGGTCAGCACCCCGGCGGCATGGTCGTTGTGCCGGACACCTACGAGATCTACGATTTCTGTCCCATCCAGCACCCGGCGGATGATGTGGCAGGCGGCCTGTTGACCACCCACTTCGAGTTCAAGTACCTGCACGATACCCTGCTCAAGCTGGACGAACTGGGCCACGATATGCCCACCTTCTACAAGTATTTTGAGGAGTACACCGGTATCCCCATTGACAGTATCCCCATGAACGACCCCAAGGTGTACAGCCTGCTGACCAGCCCCGAAGCGCTGGGCGTGACCCCGGAGCAGATCGACAGCCAGACCGGAACCTTCGGCATCCCGGAAATGGGCACCAACTTCGTGCGCGGTATGCTGGTGGAGGCACGGCCCAAGAACTTCTCCGAGCTGATCCAGATCTCGGGCCTGTCCCACGGCACTGATGTGTGGACCGGCAACGCGGACGAGCTGATCCGCAGCGGCACCTGCACCATTGCGGAGGTCATTGGCTGCCGTGACAGCATCATGCTGTACCTGCTGCGCAAGGGTCTGGAACCCAAGATGGCCTTTGATATCATGGAGGCCGTGCGTAAGGGCAAGGTGGCCAAGGGCGGCTTCAAGGATGGCTGGGAGGAAGCCATGCGGGAGCACGAGGTGCCGGACTGGTACATCGAGAGCTGCCGCAAGATCAAGTATATGTTCCCCAAGGCCCATGCTGTGGCCTACCTGATGTCGGCCATTCGTCTGATGTGGTTCAAGATCTACCGTCCGCCGGAGTTCTATGCGGTATACTTTACCGTACGCGGCGACGACATCGACTACGAAGCCGCTGTGGGCGGTGCGGCAGTGGCCCGCGCCCACATGGAAGAAGTCAAGCGCCGCCTGAAGGAAGAGAAGAACGCCAAGGACGAGGATGTGCTGGTCAGCCTGCAGCTCGTCAACGAGATGCTGGTGCGCGGCTACGAGTTTTTGCCCATTGAGCTGGGCAAGAGCCGCGGCTCCAAGTATGTGGTGGAGGACGGCAAGGTACGTCTGCCTTTCTCTTCGCTGAAGGGTCTTGGCGGTGCTGCCGCCGATGCACTGGAAAAGGTGACCATCCACGGCGAAGAATATATCTCGGTGGAAGAGTTGCAGCAGGCTTCCGGTGTCGGCAGCAGCATTCTGGACCGTTTGCGTCAGGTGGGCGCTCTGGGCGACCTGCCGGAGAGCAGTCAGGTGAGCTTCTTCTGA
- the ispG gene encoding flavodoxin-dependent (E)-4-hydroxy-3-methylbut-2-enyl-diphosphate synthase, giving the protein MRQLKREVKIGNVTIGGKNPVAVQTMLNVPVEDIEGNVAQAKRCEAAGCQILRVTCPSPADAKCIEAVKNAVNIPIVADIHFDYKAALACADVGVDKIRINPGNIGDDDRVKAVVDACQRKNIPIRIGVNGGSLEKHILAKYGAPTPEAMVESALYHVRLLEKFDFNNIVISIKNSNVPRMMEAYRQLSAVTDYPLHVGVTEAGTYQMGLLKSGMGIGGMLLEGIGDTIRVSLAAEPEKEVEAGYNILRAVGFPVAGPEVITCPTCGRTQYPCTEIANEVEKRLQGCKKSIKVAVMGCVVNGPGEAREADIGIAGGKGEAVLFIHGKPIKKLTGDNILDQFMDEIYKL; this is encoded by the coding sequence ATGCGGCAGTTAAAACGGGAAGTAAAAATCGGCAATGTGACCATCGGCGGCAAGAATCCTGTTGCGGTGCAGACGATGCTCAACGTGCCGGTGGAGGATATTGAGGGCAATGTGGCGCAGGCAAAGCGGTGCGAAGCTGCTGGCTGTCAGATCCTGCGCGTGACCTGCCCCAGCCCGGCGGATGCAAAGTGCATCGAAGCCGTCAAGAATGCGGTGAATATCCCCATTGTGGCAGACATCCATTTTGACTATAAGGCGGCTCTGGCCTGCGCAGATGTAGGCGTGGATAAGATCCGCATCAACCCCGGCAACATCGGCGACGATGACCGGGTGAAGGCTGTGGTGGATGCCTGTCAGCGCAAGAACATTCCCATCCGCATCGGCGTGAATGGCGGCAGTCTGGAAAAGCACATCCTTGCAAAATACGGCGCACCCACGCCAGAGGCCATGGTGGAGAGTGCACTGTACCATGTGCGCCTGCTGGAAAAATTCGATTTCAACAACATCGTCATTTCCATCAAGAACTCCAATGTGCCCCGCATGATGGAGGCCTACCGCCAGCTCAGCGCTGTCACGGATTACCCGCTCCATGTGGGTGTTACCGAGGCGGGTACCTACCAGATGGGTCTGCTGAAAAGCGGCATGGGCATCGGCGGAATGCTGCTGGAAGGCATTGGCGATACCATCCGCGTCTCGCTGGCCGCAGAGCCGGAAAAGGAAGTGGAAGCGGGCTACAACATCCTGCGCGCCGTGGGCTTCCCGGTAGCAGGCCCGGAGGTCATCACCTGCCCCACCTGCGGCCGCACCCAGTATCCCTGCACCGAGATCGCCAATGAGGTGGAAAAGCGGCTGCAGGGCTGCAAAAAATCCATCAAGGTGGCCGTGATGGGCTGCGTGGTCAACGGCCCCGGTGAAGCCCGCGAAGCAGACATCGGCATTGCCGGCGGCAAGGGCGAGGCGGTGCTGTTCATCCACGGCAAGCCCATCAAAAAGCTGACCGGAGACAACATCCTGGATCAGTTCATGGATGAGATCTATAAACTGTAA
- a CDS encoding site-2 protease family protein, translating into MSIFITLIAALIVFSAVIAIHEFGHFTVAKLCGIQVNEFSIGMGPALWKKIYKGTQYSLRALPVGGYVALEGEESPESQQAEAARDEREAEEENPVPPEQRTGIPLNEAPVWQRVLVMVAGAFMNFVLGFVVLVILVAAQEGAITSKTIYSIENDALCGQTGLQAGDEIVAVNGRRCFVANDILYELVRTEAYRARFTVKRDGQKVELPDVQFDTWQDENGQTHMTLGFTVYGIKKTPLNVLKEAWNSTLYYGRIAFISLADLVRGRESINNLSGPVGIVTAIGQAASYGWQDLLELLALITINLGVFNLLPFPALDGGKVVFLIIEGVTGHAVPEKLQGTLTIAAFALLFGLMLFATYNDIIRLVTGAM; encoded by the coding sequence ATGTCAATTTTTATCACCCTGATCGCCGCACTGATCGTGTTCAGCGCTGTGATCGCCATTCATGAATTCGGGCACTTTACCGTGGCAAAGCTCTGCGGCATTCAGGTCAACGAGTTTTCCATCGGCATGGGGCCGGCTTTGTGGAAGAAAATTTACAAGGGCACCCAGTACAGCCTGCGTGCATTGCCGGTAGGCGGCTATGTGGCGCTGGAGGGCGAGGAAAGCCCCGAGAGCCAGCAGGCCGAAGCGGCCCGCGACGAACGGGAAGCAGAGGAAGAAAACCCTGTCCCGCCGGAGCAGCGCACCGGCATCCCTTTGAACGAGGCACCGGTATGGCAGCGTGTGCTTGTGATGGTGGCAGGTGCCTTCATGAATTTCGTGCTGGGCTTTGTGGTGCTGGTCATTCTTGTGGCAGCACAGGAAGGAGCCATCACCAGCAAGACCATCTATTCCATTGAGAACGATGCCCTCTGCGGCCAGACCGGCCTGCAGGCGGGGGACGAGATCGTTGCCGTGAACGGCAGGCGCTGCTTTGTGGCCAACGACATCCTTTATGAGCTGGTGCGCACCGAAGCCTATCGCGCCCGGTTCACCGTGAAGCGGGACGGCCAGAAGGTGGAACTGCCGGACGTGCAGTTCGACACCTGGCAGGACGAGAACGGCCAGACCCATATGACCCTTGGCTTTACGGTGTACGGCATCAAAAAAACACCGCTCAATGTGTTAAAAGAAGCATGGAACAGCACCCTGTACTACGGACGCATCGCGTTTATCTCGCTGGCAGACCTTGTGCGCGGACGTGAGAGCATCAACAATCTGTCCGGCCCGGTGGGTATCGTGACAGCAATCGGTCAGGCGGCAAGCTACGGCTGGCAGGATCTGCTGGAGCTGCTGGCCCTCATCACCATCAATCTGGGCGTGTTCAATCTGCTGCCCTTCCCGGCACTGGATGGCGGCAAGGTGGTATTTTTGATCATTGAGGGCGTTACCGGCCATGCAGTGCCGGAAAAGCTGCAGGGTACACTGACCATTGCGGCCTTTGCACTGCTGTTTGGCCTGATGCTCTTTGCAACCTATAATGATATCATCCGGCTTGTGACCGGTGCAATGTGA